In Ignavibacteriales bacterium, the sequence CGGCATTTTGTTCGTTCTGTGTTACCGCCTGCCGCAACGCACGCGCTACCGCTTTGAAGATTGCTTCAATCTTATGATGGTCGTTTCTGCCGGCAACAGTAATATGGAGATTTGCCCGCAAGCCGTCGGCAAATGCACGGAAGAAATCTTCCACTAATTCTGTTGGAAATTCGCCGACCTTTTCGCGCTCGAATGGCGCATTAAACGAACAGAATGGCCGCCCGCCCAAATCCAGCGCAACTTGCGCCATCGATTCGTCCATCGGCAGAAGAAATCCGTACCGCTCGATACCGCGCTTATCGCCAAGCGCTTGCCGGATCGCTTCGCCAAGCGTTAACCCTGTATCTTCGACGCTGTGATGTTCGTCCACTTGAAGATCGCCTTGTACTTCGATTTTCATATCGATGCCGGAATGTTTCGCTAGTAAAGCAAGCATGTGATCGAAGAAACCGATACCTGAATGTATTTCATAACTGCCTGTACCATCCAAACATACTTCCACAGAAATTTTTGTCTCCGCTGTATTTCGCTTGAGGGCTGCCGAGCGATCCGATCGAACGATATAACGGCATGCTTCAATAAAGCTTCCAGTTTTAAAATCAGCGCTCGTTGATTCATTGGATGTCAAGCGAATAGCTTTGCAGCCGATATTGCGTGCAAGATGGACATCCGTCTCACGATCTCCAAATACAAATGACCGAAAAAGATCGACTTCATGAGAACGAATAAACTTGTCTACTAAACCTGTTTTGGGTTTCCGACACGCACAATTTTCATTTGCACCATGTGGGCAAATGAATACAGCATTGATTTGAATTCCTTCACCATTCAGCAACCGCATTAATTTGTTCTGAACGATTTCGTACTTTTCATTCGGATATGCTGATGATCCAAGATTGTCTTGATTCGACACAAGCACAAAAATATATCCACGATTCTGCAAAAGTCGCAGCCCTTGAATGACGCCTGGAATTAATTCAAGCTTCTCCAAGGAATCCACTTGTTCATCTGGCGGTTCCACAATAATAGTGCCGTCACGATCAAGAAAAATAACTTTCATGCACAATATTCCTTTATGGCACGAATCAATTGTTCGTTCTCATGCCGAGTACCGACGGTAATACGCAAACAATTTTCCAGGAGCGGTTCTGTCGTGCGATTACGAATAATAATTTCTTTTGATGCCAAATATTTATAAAGAGCCGTTGCATTTTTGCATCGAACAAGAATGAAGTTTGCGTCAGATGGAAAAACATGTTCTATGCACGGTAGAGCTGTCAGTTGAGCGGAAAGCCATTCGCGTTCTTCCACAATTAAATCAATCGTTCGGCGCACTTCTTCTCCTTTGCGAAGCGCTTGCAGCGCTGCCCGGCTTGTCAGCGCGTTTATATTGTAGGGCGCTTTAACCTTCATCATAAAAGATATAACAATCGGATCGGCTATGCAGTACCCGAGACGAATTCCAGCCAATCCCCACGCTTTTGAAAGTGTGCGCATCACAACTAAATTAGGATGCTTGGACGATTGTTTTCCCATCGATGTTGATCGTGCAAAATCTATATACGCTTCGTCAACAATGACCATAGCTCCAAGTTCACACAATGCAAGAATATCTTTTGAATATAATAAATTTGCTGTTGGATTGTTTGGTGAACAACAGAAGATCAGCTTCGTCGTTTCATCGATTGTCTTTTTCACTGCATCAAGATCAATTTGGAATTTGTCGGTCAGCAGGCATGGATGAATTTGAACATTTTGAATTGACGAAGCGACACGATACATACCATACGTCGGTTCCAAGAGAAGGACAGAATCACGCTTCGGTTCACAAAACACGCGCACGAGCAGATCAATAACTTCATCCGATCCCACACCAACAAATACATTCTCTACTCCAACGCCATTCATGTCGGCAAGGACAGTTCGCAATTCACACTGATATGGATCAGGATAACGGTTAAGAGATACGTCATCAACTATCAGTGAGCTTCCAAAAGAATTCTCATTGGCATCAAGAAGAATACCGGAGAGGAAATCCTGACGCGCGCTGTGATACGGTTTCAATGCGCGAATGTTTGCTCGAATAAGTGATTCTATATTCATATGATTGAGCTATTACTTTAAAAGTCGGGATGTGACAGCGCGGGCATGTGCCTGTAAACCCTCGACAGACGCAAACGCGGTTAATGTCGGTGCCAAGCTTTCAAGGCCAGATTTCGTAATAGATTGAAACGTAACATTTTTCAGAAAACTATCAAGTGAGACTCCACTTGCCCAGCGGGCAGTACCGCTGGTCGGCAACGTATGGTTTGTGCCCGACGCATAATCTCCCGCCGTTACTGGAGCAAATTGTCCCACAAACACAGATCCGGCATTCATAATCGATGGAACAATTGCTTCAGCATTTTGCATATTGATGATGAGATGCTCCGGCGCATAATCGTTAGAAAATCTCACAGCCGACTCAAATGAATTCGCAATAACAATGTAGCCGTGTTCCAATGATGACTCGACAATTTTATTCCGTGGAAATTCTGATGCATTCTGCGGTAAAATTCGCAGTACTTCCTTCGCTAATAATTCACTTGTTGTTACCAGCACAACCTGAGCATCAGCATCGTGTTCTGCCTGGGAGAGCAAATCATACGCTACAACTTCCGGATTCGCTGTTTCATCAGCAAGAATAAGAACTTCAGATGGTCCAGCAAGTAAATCAATTGCTGCACCCTCAGGATCGGTCGAAACGAATTGTTTCGCAGCGGTCACGTAGCGATTGCCCGGACCGAATATTTTATGAACCTTCGGAATGGTTTCTGTTCCGTATGCCATCGCTGCAATTGCCTGTGCACCGCCAACTTTGTACACTTCAGTAATTCCAATCATTGCTGCGGCTGCAAGCACGAGCGGATCGACAGTGCCATTCGTCTTCGGCGGTGAACATAACACGATGCGCGAACATCCAGCAAGCACTGCCGGTATTCCAAGCATCAATACTGTTGACGGCAACGGTGCCGAACCAGCAGGCACGTATAAACCAACCCGTTCAAGAGGGCGAGCTTCACGCCAGCATACAACACCTTCCATTGTTGTGATACGCTGTGTTTTATTCAACTGAGATTCATGGAACGTACAGATATTTTTTGATGCAACATGTAATGCGTCTCTAAATTCAGGTGAGAGCTGTTTTTTTGCCGCTTCAAATTCTTCTGACGATACACGAATTGTTTGCACTTCCGCTTTATCAAACTTTCTGCTATACTCATGCACCGCGTCGTCGCCACGCCGTTTGATCGTGAGGCACACTTCCTGAATGATATTCCCAGAATCGCTTTGTAGAGTGCTCGGACGCTGAAGAAGAGAAATGCGTTCTTCTCTCGTCAATGTATTTTCAGAATAAATCTTCATCGGATAATCGTTTCAATAGGCACCACAATAATATCACTGGCGCCTGCCTTTTTAAGTTTTTCCATCACATCCCAAAATACATCTTCTGCCACGACAGAGTGAATTGCTACCATGCCCGTTTCTGCAAGCGGCACCACCGTCGGACTTTTCAAACTCGGAATAACACGCTTCAACCTCGCGACAGAATCAGCCGGTGCATTCATCATAAGATAACGCTTGCCGCCAGCTTCCTGCGAACCATGAACACGAATCATGAGTCGATCGATAACTGCGCGTTTTTTCTTATCGCGCATCGATGCCGGATTTGCTACCAGCACTGCCTGTGATTCTAATACGGTGCAGAATGTGCGCAAACCGTACATCTTTGCAGTGGTGCCGGTTGAGACTATATCACAAATGACATCGGCAACATTAAGGCTCGGAGCCAATTCCACCGAACCGCTCAATTCGACAATTTCCGCACGTACCTTATTGTCTTTTAAAAATGATTTGAGAATTGTAGGATACGTTGTGCCGATACGCTGACCATTCAAGTCCGAGATTTTACGAACAGCAGATCTCTGCGGCACACTGAT encodes:
- the hisG gene encoding ATP phosphoribosyltransferase translates to MLATNGRMKIAIQRNGRLTEDSVSLLRACGLSFEFQKQSLYSPCNNFDLDVLAIRDDDIPEYVQDGVADLGIIGENVLQERNAHVHLLAPLGFGGCKLMISVPQRSAVRKISDLNGQRIGTTYPTILKSFLKDNKVRAEIVELSGSVELAPSLNVADVICDIVSTGTTAKMYGLRTFCTVLESQAVLVANPASMRDKKKRAVIDRLMIRVHGSQEAGGKRYLMMNAPADSVARLKRVIPSLKSPTVVPLAETGMVAIHSVVAEDVFWDVMEKLKKAGASDIIVVPIETIIR
- the hisB gene encoding bifunctional histidinol-phosphatase/imidazoleglycerol-phosphate dehydratase HisB — translated: MKVIFLDRDGTIIVEPPDEQVDSLEKLELIPGVIQGLRLLQNRGYIFVLVSNQDNLGSSAYPNEKYEIVQNKLMRLLNGEGIQINAVFICPHGANENCACRKPKTGLVDKFIRSHEVDLFRSFVFGDRETDVHLARNIGCKAIRLTSNESTSADFKTGSFIEACRYIVRSDRSAALKRNTAETKISVEVCLDGTGSYEIHSGIGFFDHMLALLAKHSGIDMKIEVQGDLQVDEHHSVEDTGLTLGEAIRQALGDKRGIERYGFLLPMDESMAQVALDLGGRPFCSFNAPFEREKVGEFPTELVEDFFRAFADGLRANLHITVAGRNDHHKIEAIFKAVARALRQAVTQNEQNADVLPSTKGML
- the hisC gene encoding histidinol-phosphate transaminase translates to MNIESLIRANIRALKPYHSARQDFLSGILLDANENSFGSSLIVDDVSLNRYPDPYQCELRTVLADMNGVGVENVFVGVGSDEVIDLLVRVFCEPKRDSVLLLEPTYGMYRVASSIQNVQIHPCLLTDKFQIDLDAVKKTIDETTKLIFCCSPNNPTANLLYSKDILALCELGAMVIVDEAYIDFARSTSMGKQSSKHPNLVVMRTLSKAWGLAGIRLGYCIADPIVISFMMKVKAPYNINALTSRAALQALRKGEEVRRTIDLIVEEREWLSAQLTALPCIEHVFPSDANFILVRCKNATALYKYLASKEIIIRNRTTEPLLENCLRITVGTRHENEQLIRAIKEYCA
- the hisD gene encoding histidinol dehydrogenase; translated protein: MKIYSENTLTREERISLLQRPSTLQSDSGNIIQEVCLTIKRRGDDAVHEYSRKFDKAEVQTIRVSSEEFEAAKKQLSPEFRDALHVASKNICTFHESQLNKTQRITTMEGVVCWREARPLERVGLYVPAGSAPLPSTVLMLGIPAVLAGCSRIVLCSPPKTNGTVDPLVLAAAAMIGITEVYKVGGAQAIAAMAYGTETIPKVHKIFGPGNRYVTAAKQFVSTDPEGAAIDLLAGPSEVLILADETANPEVVAYDLLSQAEHDADAQVVLVTTSELLAKEVLRILPQNASEFPRNKIVESSLEHGYIVIANSFESAVRFSNDYAPEHLIINMQNAEAIVPSIMNAGSVFVGQFAPVTAGDYASGTNHTLPTSGTARWASGVSLDSFLKNVTFQSITKSGLESLAPTLTAFASVEGLQAHARAVTSRLLK